DNA from Tripterygium wilfordii isolate XIE 37 chromosome 15, ASM1340144v1, whole genome shotgun sequence:
CCCTCACTTGCCATAAAGACTCGTCCTTTTTGGCCAATATGATCATATCTGTTGTTGAAAAACATAGAATCTCACTTGATACAGGGAGAGGAAAGGAAGGATAATGTTGATATGGAGCAATGAATAACATATGAGTTTCTTGATTCTAAAATATTCTGTTATAAGTTAAAAGGATGTCATATATTTCCCTTACCTCCACATTGAATAAGAGGAAACAAACCAGAGATGGTTCGATTGATAATCGATTGGATTAAGGATATATGtgttcaatgttcgattccaatacAAAACATATTATTgaatgatattaaaaaaaaaaaaaaacaaacaatgtGCCTAACTTGGGGCAATAAGAGCCTCCACAGTGGATGCGCAAAATCACACTTGATACCCCATTTTTTGGAAAAGTTCGGCACTAGAGCCCCACAATGGGTCATTTTTACATACTTGAAAACAAGTGGTGTACACTGATAATTTTAGGAAAACTAGAGAGATGAAGTATGCAGTAGTTTGTGTACAGTAATATCAAAAGCCACTCAAAAAGTGTCACCTGTCATATGTTAAATAATGACCTTCGTTGAATAACTAAAAAAGAATGTTTCAATAGTATAATATGACGTCGTATTACAATATCGTACCGGTAGAATACAACTATAAAATTTTACAGttgacaaatacaaaatttCTATTATTATATAGCAACCTAGATAGGAGGGAAAAGATGGAGGGAATTGGAGGTTGATAATTGATAGTATATGTATTTTGTAGCGCTTGAGATGATAATCATTATGGGTGTATGGTATACTCtacacttgaaaacacaaatGTTGTACAAATTTTGAGATGTTTGAAGTGTTGGATTATGTTGCACCACTATGGACGCTCTAAATGTGGTTTGGTAAAGCAGAGTTATTGCCTCTTTGAATGTCATATTTCAACCCATTTGGAACATAAAGTGTCTAAAATACTGCAAGATTGGAACTTGCCAATCAAGTGCCTCTCAAGCGACTTCTGCATAGAGCATATGGACACAAGCACAACCCCAAGCACTTATGTCCATGAAACAGGGGAAGAAAGAAAAGTGGCATCATTAGTATCATGTACATATGAGTACACCTACAATAATTATATATGACCCATGTCTCTAGATATGccaatattttaatattaattactaaatgttaaaaaatttatgttggGTTCTAATTGTTGATTTGTTCGTACTTTAATATTGATTTCCGGTTTTACAATTCTTTGGAGTCGataatttacatatatatataaaataagataaatttcaaaaatagaaaaataaaagtgtGATGTGATGTAACACAACTTTCAAATTGTGATTAAAATTGTAAACTCCCCTATTCTAGACCAATTACATAGTCCTGGatcaattgttattatataaaGAAAATTACACAAATTAAATACGTAAAGTTGCCATTACaccatttattaattttttatttaaattataatgGTGGATAATAAACatgttatattattattagGGAAATGATAATGAGTGGTCTCAGAGCatgaaaaaattatattttaagtttaaaaaaattaaaaataataccCTTATTATTATTCATTTAATAATGGTACAGTTAATGAAGAATGTCTTGTGATTTTAGGCAACTAATAATGCTGACCAGCCTTTTCTCTTTaccaacaaaatttataaatcGGTTATGGAAAAAACCAAATTCATAGGGATAAGATTGTCATTTCCCAAGCTTGCgtataatattattttctaaTTTTAAGATCAGAATAACATTAAAATAAGGCAAGAAATCTTAATATCTGACAATTGATTACATTAAAGCATGATTAAGATGTGGTAAACCGACGTAACAATCGCCCAAACACACTGCAGGATCTTGCCACGTCACAACCATACCCATCCCCGGTGGGTCCCTCACTTACGTGGCTCAATCTCCGTTCAGATAGtgtcaaatttaattaatatttaaattaaatattgatTAATTATCCCTTAAGCCGTTTCCAGTTCTCTTTAAATAGTCCACAAAAATATCGCCGAAGcgggagtgagagagagagagaaagaacagACCACAGAGCGAAAATTCGTTGAATCTCAACCGTTTTTGTCATCAACGGCGGTGGCTCTCCCTGCGTCTTCGCCGTCCCGATCTGTTCCCGATGATGTCCGGTAAGTCTTTTCGAACTCGCTCTGGTTTCCGACCACTTATCGTCTTTGATTCTCACGAAAAAACACGTAGAAAAGAAATACCGATTGGTTTTGCTTCAATATGTTCTGATTGTGAAAATCATTGCTTGTAGCACATGTTACCATTTCTTTCTGATCTTTTTTAGTGCGATTGCCTACTTTTGTGTTCGTGTTTTAATCCATTTGAGTTGGTGTGGTTATTAAGAATAATGACATTTGATATACTATTTAAGACGATGAATTGGTGCTGATCATATGGTGAGATAAGCGAAGAAATGTAATTTATGTATGCGAAGTTAGTAGAAGTGCAACTCTGTTGTTTGTATGTCTAGCGAAGGATTGCAAACAGATTtgcatgcatatatgtatcTGTTTGTGGATTTGTACACATATGTGACCCGTGAAACTTCTTTTGGAAAATAGAAGATTCTATGGATCATCCAAGTTGTTGTTCTTTCAGTttgattatcttttttttttccacatcaCCCATCTCGGCAGAATTTAGTGAACTTGGATATCTTTGTTGTTGGAGAGTAAACTAGATCAAAGTCTTTCATTGTATGATTTGGATTGCTGACTTAGCATAAATTACTGGTACTTTCACGTATGATGGACATCCCATTATAGATTGATAAATTTGAAAATGTTCCTTTATTGACAAAATGGTTTTTTTTGCCTCTGGGAAAGAAATGTTTGTAAGGTGATTAGTTGATGCATTGGTTAGTGCCTCTTATTGTTTTGATATTAAGAAACGATATTCAGAAACTTAATCCTTATGATTATATTTGACAATTGGCATGCCATTTAGCTATGCACAAAGCTTTATGCGAGGGATGGTTGAAagcttttgtttctctctttattATTGCTTGTGGCACATTGTTTGTGGATATGTAGTCTCTAGCATGTTCATATATGTAGTCTCTAGCATGTTTGTATTTGCGTTGACGTACTTTTTGAAGTAAAAGTATTGGATAAGCTTGCATGTCCAGCTGTCCAAGTAGAAGTGTAGGTGAGTTCGAGGGGAAGCATGTCAGTTCTTTCTGCTTTATTTGGctgataacaaattataaatacatcaaagtaaccaaaataattttaaagggtggtaattttgaaaaataaaattctttttccCGCCCTCCATTGTATGGCTTGGGGATCGTTTGGCATTGGTTACCTACCTATCTTTATGTATTTctctttattttaattaaaaacaatgtaataactaACAGAAgttattggaatttggaagcGTGTAAAAATGGGCAATGCCAAACCAGCCCTTAGTCTATGGTAGGCTGGTAGCTTTATGTTAGCTTGCTGCGTGGTTTTCTCTTTTAAAAGTTTTGCTTTAAATTAAAAGAGCTATGTTGAGGTTCTGTGCGTACTTGTGAGATATGTTCAACACCACAAGAGCTTGACAATAGGTGAGGATTTAATGATTATGACTTGGTTAGAAAATCCTATACTTGACTGCCACACTAAAGTTTTTTTAGTTTCATTTGATTTATTTATATCGTCTTTCAGTTATGTCTTTATTTACTCGTCTCAATTTCATGGTTGACAGTGAGTTTTGAGGCCTCATCTTCTTAATGATTTCATGTTAAATCCCTGTCTTCAAATTTCTAACCGTGTGAAAACAGGCACTATTAACTTTGTGGGTATGTTTGTTGGGTCGATGGATGttctcttttcccttttttccccAGGTGGTAATGTTAATATCTTTTTATCTGTTCTCATTTGATGCCTCTGTTAATTAATGCATCTCTTAATTAGATGGCATTGCCAGGTGGATTCTCCAATCCAGCAGTTTAACCAAGTTTTGCACTTGCTTCTCAACAATCTGTTATGATGTGGGAACAACAGGAATAGTTCGGGTTCTACTTGGTCAATTATGATTGCTTGCATTGCAAAGTTTCGTCCCCTGTCGCTGCTCACATGTGAGATTGGCGTATGTTTGAGAGAAAAGCTCTCTGCTGCCGCCATCTCAGCTGCTGGCTCTGAAGTTTACtggttctcttcttcctttcacGTCTCCTAGTCTGGACCACCCTCTTCATCTCAGATAGTCGGATGGCAACTGCAACCTTGAAAAGCCCCCTTAGTGGTGAGTGTAATGACAATAGGAGAATGGAAAGACAACCTTCTGGAAGAAGGCGTGTATTTGTGCAGACTGAAACTGGCATTGTTTTGGGTATAGAGTTAGATAGAAGTGACAATGCCCATACAGTGAAGAGGAGACTGCAGCTTGCCCTCAATGTTCCAACTGATGAGAGGTCATTGATATTTGGTGATTTGGTGTTCAAGAATGATCTCAGTTCTGTCAGAAATGATTCTCCACTTCTTCTAACCAGGAACCATATTCACAGAAGCTCATCCACTCCTTGTCTCTCACCTGCAGGGAAGGATCTTCAGCATAGAGATCAGAGTGGTCCAATTGAGATATTGGGATTCTCAAATCACTTTGCCGGTACAAGAAGTCTTGTACAGGAAATTGTTATGGCAATGAAGTATGGCATTGATCCTGTTCCTATTCGTAGTGGACTTGGGGGTGCTTACTATTTCAGAAATTGCAATGGTGATAATGTTGCCATCGTGAAGCCCACTGATGAGGAACCTTATGCACCCAACAATCCGAAAGGGTTTGTTGGAAAATCTTTGGGCCAGCCTGGCCTGAAGCGTTCAGTACGAGTTGGGGAAACAGGATTTAGAGAAGTGGCAGCTTTCCTTCTTGACCATGATCACTTTGCCAGTGTGCCACCTACTGCTCTTGTGAAGGTCACCCACTCAATTTTCAATGTCAATGATGGAGTAAGCAAATATAAGCATCAGCAGAAGAAGGATGTCAGCAAGATTGCATCCCTTCAGCGGTACATACCTCATGATTTTGATGCTAGCGACCATGGAACTTCAAGCTTTCCCGTTGCTGCTGTACATAGGATAGGGATTTTAGATATTCGGATTTTGAATACAGACAGACATGCTGGAAACCTCCTGGTCAGAAAGCTTGACGGGATGGGGAGTTTTGGTGAAGTAGAGCTTGTTCCGATTGATCATGGCCTTTGCCTTCCAGAGAGCTTGGAGGACCCATATTTTGAGTGGATCCACTGGCCGCAGGCATCGATTCCTTTTTCAGAGGATGAGCTAGAGTATATAGATCGTCTTGACCCTTTGCGGGAATCTGAAATGCTTAGAATGGAGCTGCCCATGATTCGGGAGGCGTGTCTCCGGGTTTTGGTTCTTTGCACAGTGTTCCTCAAGGAAGCAGCTACTTTTGGTCTGTGTCTTGCTGAGATTGGGGGGATGATGAGTAGGGACTTTCGAGGCCATGAGGATGAGCCAAGTGAGCTTGAGTTAGTATGTATTGAAGCTAGGGAAATGTTAGCGGAGAGGGCATTGGTTTCTTACGAGGCAAAAACAGGAGATAACGAGGATTTTCAGTTTGATGTTGACTGTGAAGAGTCAAATTTGATTTCAGATATGGAAGAGAGGGCAACCAAAACGCTTTCTGCTGGGTCAGAACTTGAAAATGGTTGGCATCCACTTTCCAAGCTGGAGGAGAGTGTAGAGGAGGTGGAAGCCGAGGGTGGGAGTTGGGGGAATGAAATATCTTTACAGAAGGATGAGTATACTCTCCCAGCATGGGGCCACCATTCAACTGTTTCAAAGTTGGCTACGTCACTGAAAAGGATGACCCTCCGCAAAAAGAGTTGTCAATGCAAGGgcacaataaagaaaaacagGTATTTAGCTGGCATATCTTCTGGAGATCGGAGTATGAATGAAGAGTTTCCTGCAAGCACTAGTTTTGTGAAACTTGCTGATATGAACGAAGAGGAGTGGATGCAGTACCTTGAAATTTTTCAGCAGTTACTGTACCCTGCATTTACTAGTCATAGATCTGAAAGTGTGGTTGGAATGCAGAGACAGAGGCTTGGAACCTCATGCCAGTTCTGAGGAGTTGAAACTGGATTTGATATAGAATTTAGCAAAGCATTGTGGAACCTCATGCTGCTAACCTGTCGTTCACCCTTTGAATTATTACCACTTCGACGCTTGAAAGCTTCAACCGCAATTGGAGGTGAGACTGTTGATTTGTTTGCCGATATGTAATTATTTTTTCCACTGCATGTTTTCTCtggttctctcttttctctagTTTTCTTTGTCAATTTTCCCTCATTCCCCTGGGAAGTGGGTGCTCAAGTCCCATCTTTTTTACTAGCGGAAAGATGAGAATACTATAATTAATCAAGTTTATGTGTATTATGCTGTGTTCGGTATATGGTTTGAACTCCCGAGTTCTTTTTTTGTGGTAACTGGTCAGTTCTAGTATTTGCGAGGTGCAGAGTTGAGCTGATCTAACTTTTGCAGTTGTTTGTCCCTTGGCATTTTGATGCATGTTATTAGTGGGCAGCAGCTATCGACTAAGTTGCCATTGGTTAAGTAAAGACCATAGGCAGCTCATAAGTGAAGAGATTAAGGAATTTTGAGCGGCTGCAAATTGTAATTGAATGCAGACCCTGACCGATCCAACTTCTTATAAGGGCATAGGGCAGTGATGCTTAAAACTGTACAAGAATTTAACCATTCCTTAGCATCTTTGTCCTGATTTAGCTGGACTATACGCATACACATAAGCAAGTAATCCTGGATGAGAGAGTATGCTGTTCCAATCTCATGCTTCTGATGCCATTGTTTGCTGTCAAAATCGAATGTCCGAGACTTCATCCAACTAGCATATAGCTGAAATCAGCCACGGATGGGGTGAGAGCTTAACCTTCTTTTAAGGCAAAAAGGGATTGATGGTTTTCCTATACTGGGTATAATCAATATCACTTgaggaaaaggaaaggaaaggaaaggaaaggagtgatatacatataaaaaaaattcttgtgaTCGGTTAATCACCCTCCTTCCCCATCTCAATCATCTCCAACCGTTGGTCCTCTATGTGACTTGCTAGTCGTAATAAATCGTCTCTGGCGAAAGACATTGTGTCTTCCTTGGTAAGTCTCCTCCTCTGCCTTATCTTCACTATGGCCTGTGAAACTTCTACTATTGAAGGACGCCTCCTTTGTAATTTGTGCAAGCATTTGTGAGCAATTTTAGCTAGCTCCCTCACTTCCTCAACATTGCATTCTCCAGCAAGTCTCTCATCAAGTATTTCATCGACACCGTCTGGACTCATCGAAGCCTATGAGAAATATGTAGATAAAAGGGATTTTAACTCCATTCTATTATAAATTAGATTTTCTTTTAAACAAACAAACTGGATTAACATTTCTGCAGATGGTGAGGGACTTA
Protein-coding regions in this window:
- the LOC120016611 gene encoding phosphatidylinositol 4-kinase gamma 5-like; the protein is MATATLKSPLSGECNDNRRMERQPSGRRRVFVQTETGIVLGIELDRSDNAHTVKRRLQLALNVPTDERSLIFGDLVFKNDLSSVRNDSPLLLTRNHIHRSSSTPCLSPAGKDLQHRDQSGPIEILGFSNHFAGTRSLVQEIVMAMKYGIDPVPIRSGLGGAYYFRNCNGDNVAIVKPTDEEPYAPNNPKGFVGKSLGQPGLKRSVRVGETGFREVAAFLLDHDHFASVPPTALVKVTHSIFNVNDGVSKYKHQQKKDVSKIASLQRYIPHDFDASDHGTSSFPVAAVHRIGILDIRILNTDRHAGNLLVRKLDGMGSFGEVELVPIDHGLCLPESLEDPYFEWIHWPQASIPFSEDELEYIDRLDPLRESEMLRMELPMIREACLRVLVLCTVFLKEAATFGLCLAEIGGMMSRDFRGHEDEPSELELVCIEAREMLAERALVSYEAKTGDNEDFQFDVDCEESNLISDMEERATKTLSAGSELENGWHPLSKLEESVEEVEAEGGSWGNEISLQKDEYTLPAWGHHSTVSKLATSLKRMTLRKKSCQCKGTIKKNRYLAGISSGDRSMNEEFPASTSFVKLADMNEEEWMQYLEIFQQLLYPAFTSHRSESVVGMQRQRLGTSCQF